A region of the Methylobacterium nodulans ORS 2060 genome:
GGGAGCGCCGGAGGCGCCGCAGCGAAGCCGCCGCCGGCGAACCATCCCGATCCGGCGCCCATCGGACCCTCCGCCCGATAGACTCTCGCCCCGGAGGTGGACGAACGCCGGTGCAACCCCCACCTACGCCGTACAGCCAGCCCCATGGGAGAGATCCTTGGCGAACGACGAGGCGGGAGCAGCTCCCCGCATGCATGCGACGACGATCCTGATGGTGCGCAAGGGCGGGCGCGTCGTCATCGGCGGCGACGGCCAGGTCAGCCTCGGCCAGACCATCGTCAAGGGCAATGCCCGCAAGGTCCGGCGGCTCGCCAAGGGAGCGGTGATCGGGGGCTTCGCGGGCGCCACCGCCGACGCCTTCACGCTGTTCGAGCGGCTGGAGGCCAAGCTGGAGCAGTATCCGGGCCAGCTCACCCGCGCCTGCGTCGAGCTCACCAAGGACTGGCGCACCGACCGCTACCTGCGGCGGCTCGAAGCCATGATGCTGGTGGCCGACCGCGAGGTGAGCCTCATGCTCTCGGGCTCCGGCGACGTGCTGGAGCCGGAGGGCGGCATCATGGCGATCGGGTCGGGGGGCAACTACGCGCTCGCCGCCGCCCGCGCCCTCGAGGACCAGGATCTCGATGCGGAGTCGATCGTGCGCCGCTCGCTCGCGATCGCGGCCGAGATCTGCGTCTACACCAACGGCAACCTCGTGATCGAGAGCCTGGAGGCGGCCTAAAAGCCGCCCGACGGCCTATCACCCAGCGACCGGCGGCCCGCGGGCCGCATCCCCGGATTCCCGATGACGACCTTTTCTCCCCGCGAAATCGTCTCCGAACTCGACCGCTACATCGTGGGACAGGCCGACGCCAAGCGCGCGGTCGCGATCGCCCTGCGCAACCGTTGGCGCCGCCAGCAGCTTCAGGGTCCGCTGCGCGAGGAGGTGGCGCCCAAGAACATCCTGATGATCGGGCCGACGGGCTGCGGCAAGACCGAGATCTCGCGCCGCCTCGCCCGGCTCGCCAATGCGCCGTTCCTCAAGGTCGAGGCGACGAAGTTCACCGAGGTCGGCTATGTCGGCCGCGACGTGGAGCAGATCGTGCGCGACCTCGTAGAGGTGGGGATCGGCCTCAAGCGCGACGAGAAGCGCCGCTCCGTGCAGGCCAAGGCGGAGGCGGCGGCCGAGGCCCGCATCCTCGACGCCCTCGTCGGCCCGACCGCGAGCCAGGCGACCCGCGACAGCTTCCGCCGCCGCCTGCGCGCGGGCGAACTCGACGACAAGGAGGTCGAGCTCGAACTCGCCGGGTCGGCCACCGCCGGCCTGCCGATGTTCGAGATCCCCGGCATGCCCGGCGCCGCCATGGGTGCCATCAACCTCGGCGACATGCTCGGCAAGGCGCTGGGCGGGCAGCGGGGCCGGCCGCGCCGCATCACCGTGCGGGACGCGCACGCGCCGCTGATGACGGAGGAATCCGACAAGCTCCTCGATCAGGACACCATCATCCAGGAGGCGATCCGCGAGGTCGAGGACAACGGCATCGTCTTCCTCGACGAGGTCGACAAGATCTGCGCCCGGGAGGGCCGCGGCGGCGCCGACGTCTCGCGCGAGGGTGTGCAGCGCGACCTCCTGCCCCTCATCGAGGGCACCACGGTCGCCACCAAGTACGGGCCGGTGAAGACCGACCACATCCTGTTCATCGCGAGCGGGGCCTTCCACGTCTCGAAGCCCTCCGACCTGCTGCCCGAGTTGCAGGGCCGGCTGCCGATCCGGGTCGAGCTCGCCCCCCTCACGGTGGACGATTTCCGCCGCATCCTCACCGAGACCGAGGCGAGCCTGCTCAAGCAGGCCGTGGCGCTGATGGCGACCGAGGGCGTGACGGTGACGTTCACGGACGATGCCGTCGATGCGCTGGCCCGCGTCGCCGTCGACGTGAATTCCTCCGTCGAGAATATCGGCGCCCGCCGCCTCCAGACGGTGCTCGAGCGGGTGCTCGACGAGATCTCGTTCGCGGCGCCCGACCGCTCGGGGGAGATCGTGACGATCGATGCTGCCTATGTGCGGGAGCGGGTGGAGAGCCTCGCGCAGAACGCGGATCTGAGCCGGTTCATCCTGTAGCGGAGCACCGCGGGATCCCCTCTCCCGAGTGGGAGAGGGGAGTTCTACCGCAGCTTCAGCGTCGCGAGGCCGAGCAGCGCCAGCACCACGGCGATGATCCAGAACCGGATCACCACCTGCGGCTCCTTCCAGCCCTTCTGCTCGAAATGGTGGTGGATCGGCGCCATCCGGAAGACGCGCTTGCCCGTGAGCTTGAAGGAGGCGACCTGGATGATCACCGAGGCGATCTCCAGCACGAACAGGCCGCCCACGACCGCGAGCACGATCTCGTGTTTCGTTGCCACCGCAACGGTGCCGAGAAGGCCGCCGAGCGCCAGGGAGCCGGTGTCCCCCATGAAGATCTGGGCCGGCGGCGCGTTGAACCACAGGAAGCCGAGCCCCGCCCCGATCAGGGCCCCGCAGACCACGGCGAGTTCGCCGGTGCCCGGCACGTAGTTCACCTGCAGGTAGGACGCGTAGATGACGTTGCCGACCAGGTAGGCAATGATCCCGAAGGTCGCCGCCGCGATCATCACCGGCACGATGGCAAGCCCGTCGAGCCCGTCCGTGATGTTCACCGCGTTACC
Encoded here:
- the hslV gene encoding ATP-dependent protease subunit HslV — translated: MHATTILMVRKGGRVVIGGDGQVSLGQTIVKGNARKVRRLAKGAVIGGFAGATADAFTLFERLEAKLEQYPGQLTRACVELTKDWRTDRYLRRLEAMMLVADREVSLMLSGSGDVLEPEGGIMAIGSGGNYALAAARALEDQDLDAESIVRRSLAIAAEICVYTNGNLVIESLEAA
- the hslU gene encoding ATP-dependent protease ATPase subunit HslU, giving the protein MTTFSPREIVSELDRYIVGQADAKRAVAIALRNRWRRQQLQGPLREEVAPKNILMIGPTGCGKTEISRRLARLANAPFLKVEATKFTEVGYVGRDVEQIVRDLVEVGIGLKRDEKRRSVQAKAEAAAEARILDALVGPTASQATRDSFRRRLRAGELDDKEVELELAGSATAGLPMFEIPGMPGAAMGAINLGDMLGKALGGQRGRPRRITVRDAHAPLMTEESDKLLDQDTIIQEAIREVEDNGIVFLDEVDKICAREGRGGADVSREGVQRDLLPLIEGTTVATKYGPVKTDHILFIASGAFHVSKPSDLLPELQGRLPIRVELAPLTVDDFRRILTETEASLLKQAVALMATEGVTVTFTDDAVDALARVAVDVNSSVENIGARRLQTVLERVLDEISFAAPDRSGEIVTIDAAYVRERVESLAQNADLSRFIL